From Candidatus Manganitrophus morganii, the proteins below share one genomic window:
- the lexA gene encoding transcriptional repressor LexA produces the protein MTQSLTDRQAQVLQFITGYLADHGFPPTQREIMRRFKMKSTRGVARHLEALEKKGHLSRPHRGARALELRGATRGIPVVGKVAAGEPILATENIEGRIDLNRSLARWKDAFLLKVKGDSMIQAGILEGDYLLVKPQPGAEEGEIVIALLNGEATVKRFEKKGERILLHSANPAYRPIEVTPQSGDFRIVGKAVAVIRSLESPID, from the coding sequence ATGACTCAGTCGCTGACAGACCGTCAGGCACAGGTCCTCCAATTTATTACCGGCTACCTCGCCGACCACGGATTTCCGCCGACGCAGCGAGAGATCATGCGGCGGTTTAAGATGAAGAGCACCCGGGGGGTCGCACGCCATCTGGAAGCGCTGGAGAAGAAAGGCCATTTGAGCCGGCCCCATCGCGGCGCGCGAGCGCTGGAACTGCGCGGAGCAACCCGCGGCATTCCGGTGGTCGGAAAGGTCGCGGCAGGGGAGCCGATTTTGGCGACCGAGAATATCGAAGGGAGAATCGACCTCAATCGAAGCCTCGCCCGATGGAAAGATGCTTTTCTTCTGAAGGTAAAAGGAGACAGCATGATCCAGGCCGGGATCCTGGAAGGGGATTATCTTCTGGTGAAGCCGCAGCCGGGCGCCGAGGAGGGAGAGATCGTCATCGCCCTCTTGAATGGAGAGGCGACGGTGAAACGTTTTGAAAAAAAAGGAGAGCGCATTCTCCTCCACTCCGCCAACCCCGCTTATCGACCGATCGAAGTGACCCCGCAAAGCGGCGACTTCCGGATCGTCGGAAAGGCCGTCGCGGTCATTCGCTCCCTGGAAAGCCCGATCGACTGA